The Acidobacteriota bacterium DNA segment TGCCCTTTTTTACAAATGGCATCGGATACAAACAATCGTTCACCTTAACATTCCAGTCATCGCCGAAAGGAAAGCCCAAGAAGTAGACATCTTGAGACCAAACAATTCCTTCTACTGATAACTCTATGGGTGGTGACTTGGCAATCTGAAAACCCAGCGCGAATACGGCTACATCTGCGTTTGAATCGCAACCAATAAGCTTCGCATCAAATCGTTTCCATTTGCCGTCGGACCAGATATCAATACAACTGAACTGCTCCGTTTCATCAACTAAATGAGCCACCGTTATCAAATACTGGCGGCCATCGAATTCAACCGCAAATGACGATCCTCCACGTTCTCCAACGCGAATTCTGAAGACCCTTCCGATGACATTTCCTTTTATCATTGCCTATCGTCACTTTCTAAACGCCTTCGAATCGTATCACAAAAGGCCCTATCCTTTTCAATTCCGATCGCGCGGCGGCCTTCGAGGGCGGCGGCTAGGAGCGTGGACCCGGAGCCGGCGAACGGTTCGAGGATTGTGTCGAACCGGTTCGAATATGTTCGGACTAGCCATCGCATCAGCTCCAGCGGCTTCTGGGTCGGGTGAAGCGATTTAGGATCTCGGGCGAACTTGAGAACGCTGCGCGGGTGATATAAATCAGTTTGCATTTTGTCAACTATCTTGTTGTGGCCGCCGTAGTGTCGTGGCCGTTTTCCTGCTTTCCCGCCGCGTGTATGAACTGGTCCGGCGACCATCTGCGGATTGTACTGGCTGCCGGCGAATTTCTGCGCAAAATGTAAAATGTTCTCGTGAGCCCGCAACGGCCGGCGGTTGGCGTCGAGGAACCCGACCGGAATGGTTTTCTCCCAGATCAATTCATACCGGAAATGCCCCGGATTCGTGTTAATGAGTTGGTTGACGAACTTCCCGGATGCGAACATCACGATCGGCGATTTGGGTTTACAAATTCGCAACGCATCGGTCCAGAAGAGAGGCCAATTAACCGGTTGATCCCATTCCAACTTCGTCGTCGCATACGGCGGATCGGTCAGGAGCAAGTCGATCGAATTTGAAGTGATTGCCGTCAAGATCTCTTCAAATCTTGCATTGTATAGCGTAATATTTCGGCCGGTGTAAAACGGCTGAAGTCCCGGAATTTCATTCATGTTTTTGAGGACGTTCCGGGCTGGTGAAGCGTCAATATAAGCTTTGGCGTACCGGTTGGTTATCCCTTGTTCCTTTCGCCTGAGTAAACGATTCGCCAGGCACGAGTCACGGAGATCTGAATGTTCGCAAGAAGCAGTTGTGACGCGTCGGAAACATTGTCCGCGGATTGATGGAATATTGATGGATTGCAGCGTGGGTCGAACCGTCCGACGAACGCTTGATCCTGATTGCCTTTGTCGATCGCGAACGCGGCGAAAACATTGTCCTTTTCCAGAATTGTGACGGTGTGGTCTTTCATAGTTCGAAGAGCGTTAGTTGCGGCAGGCCGAAATGTTTGTAGGCGCGCGCGATAAGGAGGTTTCTGGTTGCGTCGACGGTGAGTCGGGCTCCAAACTCGCGATCGATTGCCAGCTTCAGCCGATCTGATACATCGGTCGGCAGGCTGAGTCCGATACAAAGGTCCAACTGCGCTCGATGCGGTTCGAGCTGTTCTTCGATCGCGGTTTCCGACAGATCTGAATCGAGAAGAGCGAGAACGATGTCTCGAGCGTTCCGGATCGCCGAGATCAAAGGCTCCGGTAGATCCTCGCGATCGAGCGAGCCTGCCAATCGATCGAGTGCCGCCTCAACTTCTGATCTTGTCTCCGGTTCCGGTTCTGGCGCCCCGATCCGAGATTGGCGCCAAGCGGCGAAAGCGGACTCAACGGACGATTCAAAGTACCGCAACGAGTTAATCGTGTCGTTCGGATTCGTGCGCCGAAACTGTTTGCCAACCGTCTCAATAGTTCGCAGCACAAGACCCAGCGGTATTCCAGCACGTTCCCATCGATCAGCGAGATCCCAATCAAGCGGTTTGAGTATCCCGCGCCGGCCGCGGATCCGCTGATATTCGACTTCGATTTCCTGAAGATAATCAGACATCTCGTATGTTTTAGTTCCGGCGGAAGTACTCGTTGAGAAACTTAAAGTCGAGCTCTTTCACGAGTGGTTTGATTTTGGTTTGAAGCTGCTTGAACTCTTCCTTTGATAGTCCCATTGATTCAATGAGCGCTTGGATAGAATGGCCGCGTGATGCCAAACCAAAACCGGTAAATTGCGCGAGGGCGAGATCCAGCATTTTCTCGGATTCACTCTTTGTTTCTCCTCCCTGTCTTGCCTCATTCCACGCCTTCTGCGCCTCTTCAGGCGTTGTAAAATTAATCGTGTCTCCGCATTCCGGGCAGTGGACGTGACACCAATCAACCATATCAGCCACTGTCCGACCGCTTCTGAACGTATGTAGTTCGGTTTTCACGCAACTTTGCATTGTCACCGCAGACCCGCAATCGCACGCATCCAATTCGTATTCATCGACTTCGATTTCCTGTAAATAATCAGACATGTTTCCAGAGTTCGCGGACGCGAAGATCATAGGGCCAATACGACGGATTACCACCCTTGCCCGATACCTGAACCCGGCGAGTGTACGACTCGTTGCCATCGTCGCTGAGGTCGGAGTAGCAATTCGATCCCAACTGTTTTACGAATGCGGGAACTCCCGCATTGCGACACTGTGACACGATCGACCGAATCCACTCGACGTGGCACGGCCGAGCGTTCGGGCCGCTCTCGCCGCCGACGATCACCCAATCAATGCCCCACTCGGATCGCGGGTTTTCATCCGCGTGACCTGTCCAATGCACGTTGAGGCGACCGGGCAGAGCCTTGGCTAAGTCAATCCCTTCCAAAAGCGGCTCACAACTCAAGAACCTAATCGCGGCCGGAGTCTCAAGCAAATGCGGAATCCGTTCGTCGGCGGCCTTCTGGTTCTCAACGGATACGCCGAGCCACACGTTCGGATATCCGTCGCCCCAATCGTCGGGGAGGCATTCGGCAATTCGGTCGGCGCGTTTCGTCAGGATCTGGTAAACGAGTCCCGGCGTCTGCCGGATGATCTCCC contains these protein-coding regions:
- a CDS encoding DUF5131 family protein; its protein translation is MGFNSKIEWTRHTWNPFQGCRKISEGCKNCYMYADKRRYGQDPATVVRSKNATFRKPLVWHKEITRETPLADRLVFTASWSDWFIEENDAHRADAWEIIRQTPGLVYQILTKRADRIAECLPDDWGDGYPNVWLGVSVENQKAADERIPHLLETPAAIRFLSCEPLLEGIDLAKALPGRLNVHWTGHADENPRSEWGIDWVIVGGESGPNARPCHVEWIRSIVSQCRNAGVPAFVKQLGSNCYSDLSDDGNESYTRRVQVSGKGGNPSYWPYDLRVRELWKHV
- a CDS encoding trypsin-like peptidase domain-containing protein produces the protein MIKGNVIGRVFRIRVGERGGSSFAVEFDGRQYLITVAHLVDETEQFSCIDIWSDGKWKRFDAKLIGCDSNADVAVFALGFQIAKSPPIELSVEGIVWSQDVYFLGFPFGDDWNVKVNDCLYPMPFVKKGILSAAFLDDENKPRRLVIDGYNNWGFSGGPVVFEDVETGCFKIAAIISGYRSSVHDVYRGQTATQLTVEVNSGLIEANCVSHAISLIKHNPIGVIVHDCEN
- a CDS encoding site-specific DNA-methyltransferase, which produces MLLTDPPYATTKLEWDQPVNWPLFWTDALRICKPKSPIVMFASGKFVNQLINTNPGHFRYELIWEKTIPVGFLDANRRPLRAHENILHFAQKFAGSQYNPQMVAGPVHTRGGKAGKRPRHYGGHNKIVDKMQTDLYHPRSVLKFARDPKSLHPTQKPLELMRWLVRTYSNRFDTILEPFAGSGSTLLAAALEGRRAIGIEKDRAFCDTIRRRLESDDRQ